A window of Arcobacter acticola genomic DNA:
AAAAATTTATATTAATACATTTATGTTTAGAGAAGTTTCTCATGAAAATTCTGCAAATGAAATATTTGATACTTTAAACTCTAAATTAGAACCAAAATGGTTAAAAGTTATCGCAGATTTTAAACCAAGAGGAAATGTGCATACTGTTATAGAAATAGATAGCGCAAAAATGTAAGGATTTATACCTTGGAAAGATTAGTTACAACTTCTGAAGCTGCCCAAATATTGGGATTGTCTTTACAAGGTATACATTACAGAATAAAAAAAGAACAATTAAAATCTATCAAAAAAGATGGTAAAACTTTTGTTTATGTGGATGATGAACAAAAACATGATGAAACACCTACAAAAACAAAAGCTGAACCCATAAGACAAACTATACATGATAATTCACAAGCTATTATTGATGTTAAAAATGAACAAATAGAACTTCTACAAAAATCTATGAAATGGATGAAAAAACAATATATTTCTGAAATTTTTAGGTTAGAAAAAAATCAAAAAAGAATAATAGAAGTTTTTAACTCAGAAATCAAACTTTTACAAAGTGCATTTAATGAAATGCGTTCTGTTTATAAGCCCCAAATTCAACAAGAAATAAAAACAAAAACTGAAAAACAAAGTAATGATTTTATTTTAGTTAAAGATTTTTTTATTTTAATGAAAAGATATAATAAAACTGAACAAGAAATAAGATTTATTATATTTAATGCTATAAAAAATGCAGATAAAAGATTTATTTATAATAAAGTTGAAAAGAAATTGTTGATTTTAAATTCAGATTTTCTTGATTTAATTTAAAAAATTAGGCAAAAAAAAAGAGTACTTTAAGTACTCTTCTCCAGATACCCAAACACACCACTAAGTAAGGTGCCTTGCTATGTTCCCATCCTGGGGCGTTGTCTCAAATAATAATTGTAAGGGTCTAAAGAAGAGCATTCAAAATATCTAGATATTCTCAATGTTCCTCTTTTGAGATTGGAATTATACTATAAAAATCTTTAATTTATTATAAATTAATTTCCTTTTGAAAACTAATCTGTATAATACGTTTTTAATAGAAAGTTGAGAATAGAAAATTGACAAAAAAATTTAGTTATATTGGTATATTATCATTAATATTCGCCATGTTTATATGGGCAAGTTCGTTTATTGCTTTAAAAGCTGCTATGGAAGATTTAGGACCATTTACAGTTATATTTTTAAGAATGCTCATTGCATCTTTGTGTTTTGTTTATTTTATAAAATCTTTTTTAAAATATGATTTTTCAAAAAAAGATATAAAATTTATACTTTTATTGGCTTTATTTGAGCCATGTTTATATTTTATATTTGAATCAAAAGCCTTACAATTAACAAGTGCATCACAAGCTGGAATGATTACTTCCCTAATGCCAATAATCACAGCTATGGCAGCAGGATATTTTTTAAAAGAAATTATCACAAAACAATTAATATTTGGTTCCTTAATAGCAATGTCTGGAGCTATATGGTTAAGTTTACAAGGAACAACATCAATTAGTTCTCCAAATCCTCTTTTGGGAAATTTCTTAGAGTTTCTTGCTATGGCTTGTGGTGCTGGTTACACAATAACAGCTAGATATTTAAGTGATAAGTATTCTGCTTTGTTTATTACAGCCATTCAGGCCTTTATAGGTGCTATATTTTTCGCACCACTATTTTTATATGAATATTTTACTATTCCTTTAAATATTACAATGAATTCTTTTCTTTGGGTTCTTTATTTAGGTGTAGTGGTAACTTTGGCTGGTTATGGTTTATATAATTATGCTTTAACAAAGATTCAAGCTTCAAAGGCTGCTGTTTTTGTATATTTGATTCCTGTATTTACTTTGATTTTGGCATATTTTGTATTAAATGAAAAATTATCTATTATTGAATTCATAGCTTGTCTTGTGATTTTAGTTGGTGTATTTATATCAGAAGTATCAAGTTCTTGGTTTAAGAAAAGAATATGATTTATTTAATCCTTTTTCTTAGTGCATTTATATCTGCAACTTTATTTCCTTTAGGAAGTGAGGCTTTGCTTATTTATGATATTAAAGAGGGTTATAATATTTATTTTTTAGTAATAGTGGCAACTATAGGAAATAGTTTAGGTTCACTTTTAAACTATTTTTTGGGCTTAAAAGGTGAAGAATACTTAGTAGAGAAAAAACTAATAAATGAAAAAGTGATATTAAAATCAAAATCTTATTTTGATAAATATGGCTCTATTTCTTTACTTTTTTCTTGGCTTCCAATAATTGGAGATCCCATAACATTTGTAGCTGGAATTTTAAAATATGATTTAAAAAAATTTATAGTTTTGGTTGTTATTGCAAAATTATCTAGATATCTTTTTATAGCTTATTTAGTAGTTTAATGTAAATACACCAAAGTGTATTTACATTTTAAATTAGAAGTTAGAAACATTCCCGTAAGCTTCCCTTGTACTCATAGGAATCTCAGGTCTAAATTTTTGAGATTTAATTTCAGGAAGCATTAAACCTTTTGATTTGTGCTCTCTAATTTTATATTCACCACTTTCGTGTCCAGATGAATAATATGTACTAAAATCTGTAGTATAAGGCATATCCCATACAATTGCACCAGCAGTAGGACAGGCTTCTGCACATCTTGGTGCATCTGCATGGTCAACACACTCTACACATGATTCAGGTTTTACATATAAAATTCCATCTTTTGGATTTTTTTCATTTCCATCTGCTAATATTGCTGCAACTGGACACTCAGATTCACAAGCTTCACAAGCTATACATTCATCTGTAATTTTAACTGCCATCTTCTATCCTTTTTATAAAATATAAAAAATAATATGCAATTTTTGTTCCCTTATAAAATTAGTTTACAATTTTTTTATAAAGAATTTCTTTTGTTGATTCTTCTGCAATATTATCATTATAGATTAATTCAACATCTTTTTCTTTGTTGATATACTCTTTTGTAATAATACATTTTTCAAGATTTTCTTCAGATGGAGTAATATATTGTAAGGGAAGCATAATACTTTCAATAATACCTCTAAGACCTCTTGCTCCAACATCTTTTTCAACTGCAATTTCTGCTATTTTATCAAGGGCTGGTTCTGTAAATTCTAGTTCAACCCCATCAAGTTCAAATAGTATTTCATACTGTTTAGTAATGGCATTTTTTGGCTCTTTTAAAACTCTAATTAAATCCTCTTTTGAAAGTTTGTTAAGCTCTGCAATAATAGGAATTCTTCCTATAAATTCTGGAATTAAACCAAATGAAATCAACTCTTTGGCTTCAATAGGTTTCTTATTGGCTTCTTCATCTTCTTTTTTCAAAAATCCCATCTTAGGAGCTTTTTTAGTTTTTTTAACACTATCATCTTCCCTTAATCCAACAAATGCACCACCACAAATAAATAAAACATGAGTGGTATCAAAAATCACAGTTTCAGCAGATGAGTTTTTTCTGCTTCCTTTTACAGGAACATAAACATCAGCACCTTCTAAAATCTTTAGTAATCCTTGTTGAACACCTTCTCCACTCACATCTCTACCACTTGTCTCACTTTCACTTTTATTGGCAATTTTATCTATTTCATCAATATAAACTATTCCTCTTTTTGCTTTTTCTAAATCATAATCAGCGCTTGCAAGTAGTCTTGATAAAATAGATTCAACATCTTCTCCCACATAACCAGCTTCTGTTAATGCTGTAGCATCAGCAACAGCAAAAGGAACATCCATAATTCGTGCAAGAGATTTTGCAAGAAGTGTTTTACCACTTCCTGTGGGACCTATTAGCATAATATTTGATTTTTCTATTTCTATATTTTTTACTATTGGTTTATCAATTCTTTTATAGTGATTATATAAAGCAACGGCTAAAATTTTTTTAGCTTCATCTTGGCCAATTACATAATCATCTAAATGCTCTTTTATTTTAATAGGAACACTAAGGCCTTTTTGGAACTCTTTTTTACTATCTTTAATAAGCTCTTTTTCAAGAACTTTAGAACACATACTTATACATTCATCACAGATATGAGAAACTTCACTTGAGAATATTTTTTTTACTTCTGTTATCTCTTTTCCACAGAAATCACAAGTAGCTGTACTATTCATTGCTATTTATAAAATTATTAATACTCATATTTAAAACCTCTAAGTTATGAGTTTTAATAAATTTATCCTCTTTTTTTGTTAATTCTTCTTTATCAAATAAAGAAAGACCAGCATTTAAATCAATAGTTATTTCATTTGTAACCATTCTAAAAGTATCCCTTGAAAAATCTACTCCTAAAAATAGATAATCTTTACCTTTTCTATACTCTTTTAGTATATTAGGCATTGCATAACCACCCATAGCTTCTGTTAACCAATCAACAAAATCAGCATCTGATATAATGAAATTCATTTCAGGTTTAGTAGAACCCATTGGTTTAAAAAGTATTGGTAAGTCTAAGTTTAGATTTTCTTTTTCAATTCTTGTATATTTTTGCTCTTTTACATCAAATAAATAGATTAAATATCTATCCCAATCTGCTGTTATTCTTGAAACACCTGTGATTAAAAAATGCTCTACATCATTGTATATCTTTTGTAAACTATCATCCATATTAGTATCAATAATATATTTTGGTTTTAGTTCTTTTAACCACTTATAAATATCTGGTATTTCATACTCTTTTGATGAATAGATATGATTTGTCATTTGAATAATAAATTCTCTACCTTTTCTTTGCTCTAAGCTCATAGCAGCTCGACTGTATTCATACATAAGCCTATCACTCATAGCTCTTCCATTGTTTAAAGCTAGAATCATTGAATCACTATCATAAGGAAGAGTAGAACCATCCTTTGTTTTCGTATTTTCAAACACTCCCATTCCTAAAAAAGGAATAAGTTGACCAGTTTTTATCTTCTGTTTTATATCATCCATGACATCCAGCTCCTGTGTATGAGTGATATGCTTTGTTTAGTGCCAATCGGATTTTTTCTAAATCTAAAGGCTTCTCTAAATTCTCAGGCATATCTATATGATAGATGGCACCATCTTTACCTATTAAAAAAAGTGCTTTTGTTAATCTATTTTCTAGAGTACCACTTACAATTTTCGTTCCGTACATATTTGCAAACTCTTCATTTATATCAAATATAGGAATTAATTTTTTAAACTTGTATGATAAAGTGGTCTTTTCACTAAATATTACATATGTAAAAATATCTATTTTTGCAGCACTAATAAACTCATCAAAAGTAATTATTTCTTCAGAAAAATCATCAAAGAAGGGAAAAGATAAAAATAATTGAATATTTCTATTTGGACTTGCTTTTTTGATAGTTACTTCATTATTGTTTATATCAACAGCATCGAAATTATCTGCCATATAACCAATATCCACAAAATCATCAATTAATTCTAGTTCTTCATTTTTGTATGTTATTTTAGATTTCATATTTTTTTATTTTATAACCTATTTGTCTAAGAGTTATTCCTAACTCTAATGCTGCACTTGAATGATTGAAATCATTATTCTCAAGAGCCTCAATAATCGCATCTTTTTCTAATTCTTCTAAATTTAGAGTTTTTTTAGATATTGGTTTAAAATCACTTTTTAATTTATGATCAAAAAGTGCAGGAAGTAAAAGTAACATATCTGATTTATTTATTCCTTCTTCATTTCCCATTAATACAATACGTTCTAGTGTATTTTCAAGTTCTCTTACATTTCCTGGCCAAGGATAATCACATAATGCATCCATAGCTTCATCTGTTATAGTTACCATCTTTTTATGGTTTCTAATAGATCTTTCTAAAAAGAAATTTACTAGTTGTTTTATATCTTCACCTCGTTCTCTTAGTGGTGGTAAATCAATAGGAATTACATTTAATCTATAATATAAATCTTCTCTAAATTTTCCATCTTTTACCATTTGTTCAAGATTTCTATTTGTTGCTGCTACTAATCTTACATTTACTTTTATGGTTTTACTTCCACCTACTCTCTCAAATTCTCTTTCTTGTAAAACCCTAAGTAGTTTTACTTGCGCTGATGCACTTATATCTCCTATTTCATCTAAAAACAATGTACCACCATCTGCTAGTTCAAATCTACCTTTTCTTGTTTCTCTTGCATCTGTAAAGGCACCTTTCTCATGACCAAAAAGTTCACTTTCAAGTAGGGTATCTGTAATTGCTGCACAGTTTAGTTTTATAAATGGTTCATCTTTTCTTTTACTTCTTTTATGAATAGCAGCAGCCACAAGCTCTTTTCCTGTACCTGTTTCTCCTCGAACTAATACTGTAACATCTGATTGGGCAATTCTTTGTATTACTTTGAAAACTTGTTGCATTTTTGGACTATCACCTATGATATCCCCAAAGTTATGAACCTTTGAGTCCCACTCCATTTTATAATAAAGCTTTAGTTCTTGAAGTCTTTCTTTCTCTTTTTGATTAAGTTGATATGAGTGTATAGTTTGTGCAAATATAGAAGCTACAATTGCCAAAATTCTAACAGTATCATCCAAGTCTATTTCGGCTGTTTTTGTAATAACAGCACCTAAAACACCTATACTTTCATTATCTATCATTAAGGGAACAGCAACGTAAGATTTTCCATTAAAATCTCTTTTTCCTGATTTATTTAAAAATAAAGAGTTATTATGAATATTCTCTACAACCACAGGCTCATTAGATTCAGCAGCCATTCCCGTTGCACCTTCACCTATTTTATATGAAGCCAAATTTTTTTGGATTTTTGATAACTCAACAGCAGCAAAAACATTTAAAATATCATCCTCAATAATATGAACAACACAATTATCTAGATTTAGAGTATTCTTCAATATTTTCATTGATTTTTCCAATGAAGTTTGTAAATCATAATGATTAGAAATAATTGAAGATATTTCATGAAGTGTCATCAGCTCTTTTATTGTAAGGCACCCCATACAGGCAGATTTATCAAACATTTTTACTCCTTTTGTGTACATTTAATATTTATTCAAATTATATCTATAATCAATGCTATAAATAAGCATTCATTTATATAATAAACATACAATTTCTTAATCTGAAATTTTTTTGCAAACTTCTTCTTTAGGAAGCTTTTTAATACCTGGTTGTATCCACCAAATTTCACCATTTGATAAGCTTGCATTTCCACCCCATTTTTCATCACTATCAAACTCTATTTCTTCTATTGTTTCTTCCATATCTTTTTTTGCAAAATAAAAAGATACAACTCCATCTACTTCTCTTAACATTACTTTTGCCATAATTTACTCCTTGTTTATAAATAAATTTTTGATTTTTTTTATTAAGTCATTTTCTTTAAATGAGATTTTAAAAAACCCTTTTTTTAACTCTTTAACCACAAAACTTTTATCAAATTTTTTTAAAGTCTCAGGATAATCATCTCTATAATGAGCTCCCCTACTTTCACATCTTTTTTGAGCACTTAAAATAATTGCTTCTGAAATCTCAAGAGCATTTCTAAGTTCTAAAATTGCTGTTAATTCAACATTATTATTTTTTTCTTTATTGATACAATGTAATGTATAAGAGATTTGTCTTAGGTATTTTATATAATCAAATGCAAGGGTTAAATTTTTTTCATTTTTAATAATTCCAGCTTTTTCAAATAAGCATTTCCCAAGACTTATTCTTATTGCATTAAAGTTTTTACTTGTATCTGATGAAAAAATAAAATCAATCATTTCAATATCTTTTATTACGGTGTTATAGTCTATTGGTGCATACTCAAACTCTTTGGAAAACTCTTTTGCTTTATTACCTGCAAGTTTCCCAAATACACATCCTTCAAGTAAAGAATTACCACCCAATCTATTTGCACCATGAACTCCATTTGAAGCCATTTCTCCACAAATAAATAAACCTTTTAAATCAGATTCAGTCATATTTACATCAACTCCACCCATTGTATAGTGTGCAACAGGTTTGATTTCTAATAATTCTTTAGATAACTCAACTCCACTTTGCATAAGTGCAGCATTATATAAAGATGGAAGCTTTTGCTGTATTTTTTCAAGACCTAAATGTCGTAAATCAATAAATACTTTTTTACCTTCAAGTTGTTCTTTTAAAATAGCTCGTGCTACTTTATCTCTAGTTTCAAGCTCATTTATAAATCGATCACCTTCACTATTTACTAAGTAACCACCCTCTCCTCGAGCTGCTTCTGTTACTAAATAATTTGTTTTTACAAAACCAGTTGGATGAAATTGAACAAACTCCATATCTTTTAAATAAAGCCCGGCTCTTAAAGCAACAGCTAATAAATCCCCTGTATAATCAGGTGCATTTGTTGAGTAACCTCTATAAATGCCAGCATATCCTCCACCTGCAAGAACAACAGATTTTGATGAATAAATAATAACTTGTGAAGTTTCTTTATTTAATGAAACTACGCCACTTACTCTATCTTGGTATTTTGCAAGATTTAAAATGAAATTATTTGGTAAAAAAGTTATACCCATAGTTTTTGCTTTTTTTATAAGACTCAAGGTTATAGCACTTCCTGTTTTATCTCCTACATAACAAGTTCTATTTGAACTTCCTCCTCCAAAAGGCCTTTGAAGTATTTTATTATTTTCATCCCTATCAAAATCTACACCATATTCAATTAATTTTTCAATAATAGTTGATGCTTGTTTGCACATATAAGTTATTGCTTTTTTATTTCCAAGCCCTTTTGCTGAATTAAATGTATCTTGAATATGTTTATTGATTTCATCTGTATTATTTATATCAAGAACAGCATTTATTCCACCACTTGCCATTGAAGAATTTGATTTAAAGACATTAGACTTTGAAATAAGTGCAACCTTATTGTTTTCATCTTTTGCTTCAATAGCTGCCATTAAGCCAGCTATTCCAGAACCTACAACTATTACATCGTAAATCATTTTATACTCTATACATCAAGTCGTATTTCGCTTTTGATGTTGCTGGTATTTTTGTTATTTCTAAGTTCTTTTTTATATGTACTGGAACTTTTGATGCAAATAGTGATGAGATAAGTCCTGGTGTTGAACGAACAAATTGAAGTGCTAATTGAATATCATTTTCTAAAATCATTTTAGAATCAAGAAGGTAACCAACTTGTGTATTAAATGATTTTTTAAATAGATTCATTTGTAATAATGATGAGCTTGAAATTACACCAATTTTTAATCTATGAGCTGCTTGAAGTAATGTACAATCTTGCCCTTTCACTTTTTGAGTGGGCATTGTATATATAGAAGTTTTTGCCATATTAAAAGGTGTTTGAATATATTTGAAGTTGTGATTAGGCCCTGCTACTTTTATGGCAATATCAACTAAATCTTCTAAATTTATATGTTCATTTGACTCTTTTTGATTTATAAATCCATTCCAAACAGCTACCCCATAAGATTTTATTAAACCATTAGTAACCATATTTTCAAATCTTTTAAAAATAGATTCAATTTTTTTTAGAAATATTTTATATCCTAGTTTACCAATTTGTATTTCAGGATTATGTAAAAAATAAATATCAAGTGTTTTTACACCAAGATTTTTCAAAGATTGTTTACATGACCACTCTAAATAATCAGGAGTCATACAATGTTGATCTAATTCAATATCTTCAAGTTTTGCCAATGAGGTGTTAATTATATTTTCTTCAATCCAAGTATAGGGATTTTTGGGGAAAGGAAATTCAAGTTGAATAAAACCACCCTTTGAACATATAATTAATTCCTCTCTTTTTACACTATTTTCTTGAAATAATTCTTCTAAAGCAATACCAATCTCTTTCTCACTTTGTCCATATCTATAATTACTTGCTGTATCTATTAGGTTTATTCCACTTTTTATAGCTTCTTTAACACCTTCTATATAATGAAAAACATAGTTCTCTTCTTTGTAAGGTTCTTTATTAAAAGTTCCAAGCCCTAGTTTTGAGAAAACTAAATCATTGTGTTTAATATAAAAATCTTTATAGTGTGGGAATTTTTTTGCAAAACTATAAGTTGCTTCAAGAGTTGCTATCATGGCTTTAATTCTTTTCTATATTCATAAAAAATTATCGCACTTATATAAAGTATCAAAATAATAGGTAAAACAAATTTTTCCATAGATTTTCTCCTTGTAATAAGGGAACAAAATAAATTGTTCCCAAACTTTCTAAGTATTAAGGTGTACTAATCTATATGCAATAAGTGTTCCATAGCTTTGTGTAGAATTATATATTTTACTGCTTCACCATAGGTGCAAATGCTTTTGTACTTACATTTATTATGTCACCTATTTTTAAATTTTTTGCTTCTTCATTACCAATTACAACTTCAACTAATTGTTGTCCTATTGTTATAATAGCAACATAAATTACATCAACTTTAATGATATCTAGAAGTTCTCCTTCAAATGAAAATTTAGCACTTCCATTTGTTTTTAATAGGGCCTCTTTAGGAGTGGTATCTTTTATTATTTGTCCATTATTTAAAACTACCATTCGATTTGAAAGTCTATATATCTCACTTGGATCGTGACTTACCATTATGGTAGTAGTGTTAAACTCTTTATGTAATGTTAGAATTTCATTTTGAAGTTTTGTTCTCATAGATGGATCTAAAGCTGATAGTGGTTCATCCATAAGTAGAATTTTAGGTCTATTCATTAATGCTCGACATAAGCTAATTCTTTGTTTTTGACCGCCACTTAGAGTTTGTGGAAGTCTATTTTTTAGTTCACTTAGTTCGGTGATTTTTAATAAATGATTCGCAAGTTCTATATCTTTGTTTACATATAAAAGATTTTCAAGAACAGTATAGTTTGGGAAAAGTGCATAATCTTGGAATACAAAACCAATCTCTCTTTTTTGAGGACTTAAAGAAAATTTCTCATCAAGCCAAATAGAATTATTTATTTTTATTATTCCACTTGCTTCTTCAAGACCTGCTAGAATTCTTAGAAGTGTAGTTTTTCCACTACCGCTAAGACCTGCAAGAGCTACAAACTCACCTTGTTTTATTTCTAGATTTACATTTAAATTCATTAAACCATTTGATCCATGAAGTTGTTTTTGTATATTTATTTTTATCATCTTTTATTCTTTCAAATCAAATTCAATTTTAGAAAAACTAATTTTTTTAAAGATTTTTAACTTCTTTCTCAAAGGCAACCATTTAATAAGTATTGTAGCCATTGCCTCCCACATAGAAACCCATCCTGCTATCATTAATCCCTCTGATATTATTCTATATGTTAACTCTTCATTTGTTTCTGTTAAAATTGATAAGGTTATAAAAAATACTCCAATAAGCATAAATATAAGCGAATTTTTCACCTGCTCTTTCATTTTCTTTTTTTCAAGTTCTTCCAGGTAGCTAAAATAGTTATCAAAGCTTTCTTCTATTTGTAAAATATTTTCTTCTTCTATTCTTTCTTCTAAATAAAACTTTATTATGAACTTTTCATTTGATATTTCACTTACACTTTCGATTATATAATCAACTAACTGTTTAGATAAATCTTTTTTTAGAAATGTTGAACTTCTATCAAAATGCTCATAAAGATTTTCAAATTTATTAGTAGAAATTTTTATAATAATTTCATTATTTGCAGTTTTATCATATCTATCTAGTATATTTTTTTTCATTTTATATTCCTACTACACTCTTTTTTTGTTTACCATTAAAAATATAAACACCAAGAAGAGTTAAGAAACTAAGTATCACCATAATTACACTATAAATATGGGCATTTGTATAATCCATAATTTCTACAAATTCATAAATAGCAACAGAAGCCACTTTTGTTTGATCAGGAATACTTCCTCCAACCATTAAAACAACACCAAACTCTCCAACTGTATGGGCAAAGGTTACAATTATAGCTGTCATTAGTGCTGGTTTTATATTTGGTAGAGCTATTTTAAAAAGAGTTTCTATTTTACTTTTTCCGCAAATATAACTAGCTTCAAGCATATTTTTATTTAAACTTTCAAAGCCACTTTGTAGTGGTTGAATCATAAAAGGTAAGCTATAAAAACAACTAGCAATTACAAGTCCTGTAAAGTTAAATACAAGTTTAATTCCAAAATACTCTTCAAAAAATGCACCAATAGGTGAATTAAAAGATAAAAACCAAAGTATATAAAAACCTAAAACAGAAGGTGGCAAAACTATTGGTAGAGTTGTTATTGCTTCAAGTATTGGTTTAAATTTTGATTTTGTTTGTGATAAATACCAAGCAAGTGGTAGGCTTATAAAAAACAAAATCAAAGTTGTAATTGCAGCTAATTTAAAAGAGATTATAAAAGGAGAAAACTCAATAGTTTTTAATAACTCAATCATTTAACACCTCCATGATAGATAAATCACTAGCTTTTATCAAAATAGTTACCTGTTCATTTTTTTGCAGATTCATCCTTTTTGATGAATCTGCTGTTATTATACTTTCAAAAATTGTATCATTTACTTCTAAAATTATACTACTTAATAATTGACCATTTTCTATACTTTTAATATTTACAACAAGTTGATTTGATAAGCTAATTTCTCCAAATAAATTTTTTGCAATAGAAATATTTGTAGGTTTCACCGCAAGTTTTACTTTTTTACCAATCTGAACATTTTTATTTAAATCTAAACTCATCATTTTCAAAGTTTTTCCAAAAAAGTCAAACTCTACTATGTTTAAATTATCTATATTATGTATCTTTTTTATTGTTGCAATTATTTGGCTCATTCTACAATGTATCCATAATCAATAAATATTTTTTTAGCTTTTGCACTTAAGATAAAATCGTAAAATGCTTTAACTTCCATGTTATCTTTTGCATTATTAATTATAACTATACCTTGTTCTATAGCTTTATATAGTTTTGTATCAACACTTATCCAGTTTTTATTTTCTTTATATTGTGCTAAATTTTCATCAAAAAGTGAAGATTTTGGTATGAAACCTATATCTGCGGCTGTTGTAGCATAATTTACGGTAGAAGATGCCGACTCTGCGTAAACAAATTTACCTTTAGTCACTTCTTCTAATCCAGCATTTTTAATAGCTTCCATAGTTGCTGCCCCATATGGAGCTGTTTTTGGGTTTGCAATTGCAATTTTTTCTATTGAACTCTCTTTTATAATATCTATTCCTTTTGAAAAATCAAGCTCTTTGGAACTTATCATTGCAAGTGCTCCTTGAGCATAAACTACAGGTTTTGTAATTGCAATTTGATCATCATATAAAGATTGTGGGAAACCCATATTTGCTGCCATAAATATATTATATGGCGCACCATTTTTAATTTGAGCCACTAGTTTTCCACTACTTCCAAGTGTTACTTGAATTTTTGTATTAGGATTTGTTTTATTAAATTCTATAATTAATTTATCCATTGCATAACTAACATTAGCAGCAACTGCAACATTTATTTGACCTGCAAATACACTTGAAGATAAAAGTAATAATACTAAAAATATTTTTTTACCTGTAAACAGGATTCCACTTTGTTTCATCATTTTTTTCCTTATTTACCTATCATTACATCAGAGGCTTTTATAATAGCACTTACTTGTGCACCCTCTTTTATCTTTAAATTATCAATTGAATTTGATGTAATTATTGAAGCTACTTTATCACCATTTCCAATATCTATAATTAATTCAGAATTAATCTCACCTTTATTTATTGAATCTACTTTTCCTTGAAGTTTATTTCTAGCACTTATATTTAAACTTATATCAGTTGTTATTAAAACTGTATTTGATTTAAAAATAGCTACTACTTCATCCCCTAGTTTTAAATTCAAGTTAGAAACGGCTGTATTTGTAATCACAG
This region includes:
- a CDS encoding sigma-54-dependent Fis family transcriptional regulator yields the protein MFDKSACMGCLTIKELMTLHEISSIISNHYDLQTSLEKSMKILKNTLNLDNCVVHIIEDDILNVFAAVELSKIQKNLASYKIGEGATGMAAESNEPVVVENIHNNSLFLNKSGKRDFNGKSYVAVPLMIDNESIGVLGAVITKTAEIDLDDTVRILAIVASIFAQTIHSYQLNQKEKERLQELKLYYKMEWDSKVHNFGDIIGDSPKMQQVFKVIQRIAQSDVTVLVRGETGTGKELVAAAIHKRSKRKDEPFIKLNCAAITDTLLESELFGHEKGAFTDARETRKGRFELADGGTLFLDEIGDISASAQVKLLRVLQEREFERVGGSKTIKVNVRLVAATNRNLEQMVKDGKFREDLYYRLNVIPIDLPPLRERGEDIKQLVNFFLERSIRNHKKMVTITDEAMDALCDYPWPGNVRELENTLERIVLMGNEEGINKSDMLLLLPALFDHKLKSDFKPISKKTLNLEELEKDAIIEALENNDFNHSSAALELGITLRQIGYKIKKYEI
- the nifT gene encoding putative nitrogen fixation protein NifT; this translates as MAKVMLREVDGVVSFYFAKKDMEETIEEIEFDSDEKWGGNASLSNGEIWWIQPGIKKLPKEEVCKKISD
- a CDS encoding L-aspartate oxidase, with the protein product MIYDVIVVGSGIAGLMAAIEAKDENNKVALISKSNVFKSNSSMASGGINAVLDINNTDEINKHIQDTFNSAKGLGNKKAITYMCKQASTIIEKLIEYGVDFDRDENNKILQRPFGGGSSNRTCYVGDKTGSAITLSLIKKAKTMGITFLPNNFILNLAKYQDRVSGVVSLNKETSQVIIYSSKSVVLAGGGYAGIYRGYSTNAPDYTGDLLAVALRAGLYLKDMEFVQFHPTGFVKTNYLVTEAARGEGGYLVNSEGDRFINELETRDKVARAILKEQLEGKKVFIDLRHLGLEKIQQKLPSLYNAALMQSGVELSKELLEIKPVAHYTMGGVDVNMTESDLKGLFICGEMASNGVHGANRLGGNSLLEGCVFGKLAGNKAKEFSKEFEYAPIDYNTVIKDIEMIDFIFSSDTSKNFNAIRISLGKCLFEKAGIIKNEKNLTLAFDYIKYLRQISYTLHCINKEKNNNVELTAILELRNALEISEAIILSAQKRCESRGAHYRDDYPETLKKFDKSFVVKELKKGFFKISFKENDLIKKIKNLFINKE
- a CDS encoding aldo/keto reductase, coding for MIATLEATYSFAKKFPHYKDFYIKHNDLVFSKLGLGTFNKEPYKEENYVFHYIEGVKEAIKSGINLIDTASNYRYGQSEKEIGIALEELFQENSVKREELIICSKGGFIQLEFPFPKNPYTWIEENIINTSLAKLEDIELDQHCMTPDYLEWSCKQSLKNLGVKTLDIYFLHNPEIQIGKLGYKIFLKKIESIFKRFENMVTNGLIKSYGVAVWNGFINQKESNEHINLEDLVDIAIKVAGPNHNFKYIQTPFNMAKTSIYTMPTQKVKGQDCTLLQAAHRLKIGVISSSSLLQMNLFKKSFNTQVGYLLDSKMILENDIQLALQFVRSTPGLISSLFASKVPVHIKKNLEITKIPATSKAKYDLMYRV
- a CDS encoding ABC transporter ATP-binding protein, yielding MIKINIQKQLHGSNGLMNLNVNLEIKQGEFVALAGLSGSGKTTLLRILAGLEEASGIIKINNSIWLDEKFSLSPQKREIGFVFQDYALFPNYTVLENLLYVNKDIELANHLLKITELSELKNRLPQTLSGGQKQRISLCRALMNRPKILLMDEPLSALDPSMRTKLQNEILTLHKEFNTTTIMVSHDPSEIYRLSNRMVVLNNGQIIKDTTPKEALLKTNGSAKFSFEGELLDIIKVDVIYVAIITIGQQLVEVVIGNEEAKNLKIGDIINVSTKAFAPMVKQ